A segment of the Carya illinoinensis cultivar Pawnee chromosome 1, C.illinoinensisPawnee_v1, whole genome shotgun sequence genome:
GAATTTCCCATCAAACTCCAGCGAACATTTATATCACAATTTGCATGTATTTTCCCCCCAAAATCCTAATCTTTAAAACGCTATACCATCCATCAATCAAATAACCATAAAATCCAAATCACTATTCCCGAGTTTTTGTTCACAGTCCAGGAACAGCTACTCACTGCCCAAGGTTTTATCTTTTTTCACATTCAATTGTACCATTCCCTTATACCATTAGAAACCCTACCTTTCCTTATATCTTCCAGCCTTTTCACACCAAAACCCCAGACCTAGCTATCTCAAACCCTACAAACCTCTGCTGACAAATAAACTCTTTGTAGCCTGGGGTCCTTCATTTCTACTATCCTACATCACTTTCGCCCGATTTGTCCCTTCCTATTGTGAATATTGACAACCAGAAAATTGGTATGCATGGTCTGTAATGTGACTGAGGAAAATAGGTCTCATAATTTTGGGCGAGAACCCAAGTTGTGATGTTCCTACTTGTCTGTTGCTCCAAATGCAGTATCTCAGTGAGTGCATACCTGTCTGTACTTCTAAATTTCATTGGGCattattcttgttttgttttgagatgttttgaataataTTCGTGCTATGTATTTTTGGATTGCAATTTACAGAAACTTTTGATATTTTCCAGGAGGATCGAAGTAACTCTGTGACTATTGGCGTTGCAGATGGACATATTGGGTTTGTTGTTGGTCGTGGTGGAAGAAACATAATGGAAATTGGCCAGGTACATAAGTAGCAAATGGTGTCATTTTTTGCATAGTGCATGAGCACAAAATTAGAACACATTATTTTCTTGCAGGTTACTGGGGCCAGAATAAAGATATCAGATAGAGGTGATTTTGTGGCTGGGACGACTAATAGGTAAAAAGGATTCATGAAGGTTATCAGTCTGGTTGCCAATAGGATGAGTTTTTTGGCAATAAATTATTAACGGTTCGTCAGTCTTGTACCCTGTTCTGCAGGAAAGTCACAATTACAGGGTCACACAGAGCAATTCGTGCAGCCGAGTCCATGATAATGCAGAAAGTGGCCTATGCTTCCGAGAGGGTGATTGATTAGTTTTGAAATGTCCGCATTCAAAATTCACGTTGAGAATGTTCGGGGGGAGATCTACCTGTAATTTGCTTATACGTTTGATCATtaagaaaggggaaaaaagaagagCCATTGACATATGTTGGCACATGATAGATGtaagttggaagaaatttgcATAATCTAGTAGGGGCAAGAGCGGGAAATTTTCTTGTTGTCGAGAGAGATATAATTGTGCTAGGAATTTGTTTGAGATTAAGTTTATTCCAAAAGAAAACGTTGGAAAAAAAAGCCATTATTCATCGACCATATAGAATGATTCGCTTTACTTCATTCACGGTTGTAACCTGCTAATTTAGCAAGTACGTACACTGTCTGATCGTTATCTTAATTCGTTCGATTCTTAGTTCAAAATGTGAAGATTTTTCTAATGGAGCATTTATACTGCAATTCATGATAACAAACTCTTGATATTGATTCAGTTTTTCTGTCGTAGTCATCGTTATTTATGCTGGTTGCTTCCCGTCGTTGGCTTTGTCGctccttgtatttttttaaacggTTCTTATATAGGTCCTATTGGGGCGAAGTTGTGGCCTGTAACGATGCCCCAGTTTATAGGTTGTCATtggaattgagataaaagttaaataaaatattattaaattattattttttaatattattagtattttaagatttaaaaaatttaaattatttattattttttgtgttaaaaattaaaaaagttataatgattagacgTGAGTTTAAGAGAGGATGAGTAACCATTTATTATTTTGGCTCATAGGAGCAGGCAACAATTATTTTTGTGCCCCCTATCTCCAGGGCAGCTTTAGGCTAAATAAGTAAACTATTTCTtacctatgaaaaaaaaatatttattattattattataattatcatCTTTTTATCATATCTTTATGTTGcgttcaattatttttaaatatctaaaaacaagaaataaattttttagtgATAATCACATGATAATAAAGTCGCTTTGCAGGGCAATCGAAGCCATTGAGCACGATAATGGTATATTTGATTCGACTTGAAATTTCTAGCTGGACATACCCATGTTGTGAGGATGCACTAAATTCAAATAGCACATCAATTGCGAAAGCGAAAACCTTAAAGTTATATCACTCTCGAGTTAACGATATCAACAAAGTCACTTTTATTCTATAGAGTACgtagtagtatatataataacactagCAACCGTGTCTCGGTAGTGTATATGGTGCAAGTGCGCTGACATTTCATGCAGTGCTTGCAACGTACGTCCACCAACACATAACATGCATTGCATGCGGGGTGAATTCCGCTGCAATTTATTCTATAGTTCCAAACGCCAAAAGATCAAGAAACTAGCTAGtgtacatacataaatacatatgtatgtatgtatgtatactcATGGGAAATCATCATCCCCATTGCCATAGCCTTCACCATAGCCTTCACCATATCCATAGCCAGATCCATTTCCAGAACCGCCACCACCACCTTGCCCGCCTCCACCTCCGCCACCTCCTCCACGGCCACCACCATGACCTCCTTGACCATCCCCACCTCCATATCCTTCTCCATGACCAAACCCACTTCCATTTCCTAAGCCTCCACCTCCTCCACCGCCTtgcccacctccacctccgccACCTCCTCCTTGTCCGACCCCATGACCTGATCCATATCCTTCGCCATGCCCAGAACCGCTTCCAAATCCTGAACCACCCCCGGATCCTCCTCCaccacctccacctcctccaccacctccacctcctccCTTACCATAACCACCTAGTCCTCCTCCTTCACCAAATCCAGAACCACCCCCTGACCCAAACCCAGAACCAAgcccacctcctcctcctcgccCTCCTCCACCGCCACCACCACcgcctcttcctcctccaccGCCACCACTCTTACGATCTAAGGCCTTTGGTGATGATCTCGCGGCAAAGGTAAGGTCCACAAGGAGCAAAACCAAGAATGCAGCACCAACCAGCCTAGAGCTGGACATTTTTGAAGTACGAAGGCTCGACGTAGGTTGACTAAGATACGtattgagtttgaaactcctctCTGTGTTTCAGTACTCACTAtgagaaatcaatattttgtgAGTGAAAAAGAGTTGAAGTAGGGCCTTTATATATAGGCATCGTGAATGCTACATTTTCCAAACATTCCTAACGTTCTAGACGCATGTCTACTGGCTTCTTTTAATGATCTGGCTTGGTGTGTTGATTAAAAAAGGTAATCGGAAACGTGTGTGGACGTTTAGTTTGTTTAGTGGTGATGGTGGCGGGTGGGGGCCATGGCGATGGTGCAGCAATTGTGCGTGATCGTGGTGGACTTTACGTCTTCTTGTCGGCATGCAAGTTCTGATCTCCATATACCATAATATTTCCGGTCTTCCACTCTGGACTAACGACGAGATGGATCCTGGAAAGTATGCTACGGGGATGTGACCAATTAGTTAGATGCAATTCCACTTCGTCAATCTGTTCATATCTTGAAGCGACTGCACTGTCTGCCCACAGGCGCGCGGAGGCAGGTATTATTTTTGGGGTGTTTCTAAGAAAATGTGCGTGATCTTGCATTAAAGTTGGATTAATTTGGGCGGTGGAGTGTTAGaatatactattatttattatttttttattattttgtaatactattaattattatttaatatattattattattttttcattatttttatttagagaataTCGAAAATAATCTCAGTACCCAACGCAACTTACTAGATATTTGCTGGCTGGGATATGTATGTTGTTGTGGATTCAAAAGACATTAACAGAATGAACATGACaattatttcgaattttaaatataagtttACACACtaaatattacattttttttttcttttgtcaaatgtttaaaatatagataataagtaaacgaatttaattaatttaaaaagaataaattcaaaacaaaattttaaaaaattataaaagaaaatatagcacgtgatatataaaaatgatgagtaATATCCCTGGATGCATGCCTTGATCAATACCTTAATTGGATGTCCGTATGGAATATTGAGTTTCGTATTCCATCTATGTCATACAGTAGAATCAAATTACtagttttttgtttaaattttgtaaccatcatcgtttttttttttctgtttttaacacggtataaaataaaaagtgaagaattacaaataatttctgataatttaaaatcatgtataacaaaattattaaaaaaaaaaattaactagcttataattaatctctaaaagtattttaattgtttataaaAATCCGTAAATACTTTAGACAAAGTTAaagagtgagatgagaattttatgaataatagtaagataatttataaataataataagatagtttgagtaataatattttatgaaattttgaaaaaagagaaataaaaaattaaataaaaaatattataaagttaaaaatattgttagaatattatttttatttaaatatttaaaaattttaaattattttttatttaaaaatttaaaaaattataataattaatttaaaagtatttatatttaaataatattttatcaacaGTTGAGAAATtacgtaaaataaaaaaaataaaataaaatgagataaatttttttacagaTAAGCTTAATCATCACGATTCTGACTATAACAGTACGGATATTAATGCGATCCTTCGTGTCATCACGTTGAACCAACAGCTTCTCCTCCTTTTTTGACTATCCACTCGAATTTACGGggatactataatatataatttctcaCAGACATTCGTCGAGCCATCTACTACCAATTCATATAATATTCGTCAAACCACTCGATCGATCTGTGACTCACAggcatatattacatatattatattatgtacaagaaaaatgagaccTTTTAATGAATTGTAGGCTTGAACCGAGCCTACATTTATCTACCCTTCTTCCAATACATATATAGTGGTGCTACccccattatataatataacatcatatatacgtatacatatatataaatataaataaataattaacttaAATTGTAGGAACAAATGAtaactttaataaaaaatttatatacaatcacttgtgtgtattttttacacattttattaatgtaaaataataattatttttttaaaatataaaataactgtttcgactaattatataaataaaatatataaaaaatatataaaaatcactatatatatataaaataattttttcattcaaataCTATCGCTAGTAATACTCATGATGATGGTCAAATCTCCAATACGTTACTGGGATGCGTTCCATTTTCCAAGTGTATGCATATAGAACGACATGTGGCAGCTGGCTTTCTTGCACTTTGCCTTGCCTTCAATCATATCGCGCATTGCGCAATACGGCCTAACTAGCTTCATATATTATTCTTTTGCAAGCAGcaatcattgttttttttttttacttcgaTACGAACGAGATGAACTGCCAGTACACCTACTTTTTGTTTGCTAAATTTGAAAAgaggaattatatttataatggaGGGTGAGAgtgttgtattattatttaaaaataaatacataaatatgaaatttatataaaaaaattaaatttttaataataattttttttttttcaaaacgattacgtgACACTTACAcactattaaattatttttattctgaaTAGCAAATAACTAATAAGtgaacaaatattttaaatgcatATTACCGACCTCATTTGAGATTCTTATTCCATAAATCGGtccaacaatattaatttatatcttTTTGATTGAGTCAGTGGACAACATCAAATGCTTAATAgaatttataatacttattttatatttctatttgtTTCTCATTCTATGCACTAGAGTTCAGACTAAATTCTCGGATCCAAATCCAATAAAATTAAGCTTTGTTTGGAACATGGAAGCTGTTGAGTTTATCTTAattgagttcaaatttaaacttaacccaatattcaaacacacaactctcaaattattaaatattatttaactcAAGACTTCTTTACATGTAGTACctacaacatttttcaactcaagaTCTCTCTACACGCGAGATCcacaatcttttttaactttccataaatatatttagatttaTCTTAACATtgaaatatatctaaactcatcttagatgAGCTCCACAAAAGATAAAACTCACTCCACCATCTTAATTCActattatttcataaaaaatcaACTCAACTTAATATCTAAATGCAATTATAATTGGTTTAAAATATTGAGATATATGTATTTAGTTTTAGGCCTAGTTAGAATTGAACTATCATGGCCATTCTCAAATTATCATTAGATAAGGCCTATTTATTCAGGCCCAATACCATATTTTCAACTTCGCCGGTTGAAAATAGGAAAAGTCTATCCA
Coding sequences within it:
- the LOC122287970 gene encoding glycine-rich cell wall structural protein 2-like is translated as MSSSRLVGAAFLVLLLVDLTFAARSSPKALDRKSGGGGGGRGGGGGGGGGRGGGGGLGSGFGSGGGSGFGEGGGLGGYGKGGGGGGGGGGGGGGGSGGGSGFGSGSGHGEGYGSGHGVGQGGGGGGGGGQGGGGGGGLGNGSGFGHGEGYGGGDGQGGHGGGRGGGGGGGGGQGGGGGSGNGSGYGYGEGYGEGYGNGDDDFP